The proteins below come from a single Natranaerobius trueperi genomic window:
- the rbsB gene encoding ribose ABC transporter substrate-binding protein RbsB: MSNIKKVLVVGGLISLMLAIFVGCGDAPAEGDEDKETIGLVVSTLNNPFFVSLEEGVEEEAEDMGYDLTVLDSQDDSSQELSNVEDLVQQEVSLILINPVDSEAVESAVTIANDADIPVVTLDRSSEGGEVVSHVASDNVAGGEMAGDFIVDELDNEGKVVELEGVPGASATRDRGEGFNNAIDDSDLEVIASQTANFNRQEGLSVMENILQAEEEIDAVFAHNDEMALGALRAIEDSGRDIMVVGFDATDDAREAVSEGSMAATVAQQPELIGSMGVEVSSDFLTDEEIDEYIPVELELVTE, encoded by the coding sequence ATGAGTAACATTAAAAAAGTATTAGTTGTAGGAGGGCTAATATCACTTATGTTAGCAATCTTCGTAGGATGTGGAGATGCGCCAGCAGAAGGTGATGAGGACAAAGAAACAATCGGTTTAGTGGTATCAACACTTAATAATCCATTCTTTGTTTCATTAGAAGAAGGAGTAGAAGAAGAAGCAGAAGATATGGGATATGACCTTACTGTATTAGACTCTCAGGATGATTCATCTCAGGAACTTTCAAATGTAGAAGATTTAGTACAACAAGAAGTGTCTTTAATCTTAATTAATCCTGTAGATAGTGAGGCAGTAGAAAGTGCTGTTACTATAGCTAATGATGCAGATATTCCAGTGGTAACGTTAGATAGAAGTTCAGAAGGTGGAGAAGTAGTTTCTCACGTTGCTTCAGATAATGTAGCTGGCGGAGAAATGGCAGGAGATTTTATTGTAGATGAGCTTGATAATGAAGGTAAAGTAGTTGAATTAGAAGGTGTACCAGGAGCTTCTGCCACAAGAGATAGAGGTGAAGGGTTTAATAATGCTATCGATGATAGTGATCTTGAAGTAATAGCATCACAAACAGCTAATTTTAACCGACAAGAAGGTCTTAGTGTTATGGAAAACATATTACAAGCTGAAGAGGAGATCGATGCTGTTTTTGCTCACAATGATGAAATGGCATTAGGGGCACTTCGTGCAATCGAAGATTCCGGAAGAGATATTATGGTAGTAGGATTTGATGCTACTGATGATGCAAGAGAAGCTGTTTCTGAAGGAAGTATGGCGGCTACAGTAGCTCAACAACCAGAATTAATAGGTTCTATGGGGGTAGAGGTTTCATCTGACTTCTTGACAGATGAAGAAATTGATGAATATATTCCAGTAGAATTAGAACTTGTAACAGAATAA